The Siniperca chuatsi isolate FFG_IHB_CAS linkage group LG17, ASM2008510v1, whole genome shotgun sequence genomic sequence AGCTTtgtaaaataacataaacaaacaaaaaaccatTAGCACTAAAGCTGGATTTTTAGTTGTGCGTTAAGAGGTTACGGCATAGCTGCAAAGCATGTAGCCACCGCAGCTATCCCGTAGgctacttctttttttttttaacactgacaTGCCCACATGTACAACAAAACATGTGGGCATTTGGtcgctgtaattgttcctcctgtccatactgacTTTTTAGTacagtttgtgttatttttatattttatattcagtAGACGTGTTGAAATAGAAGTTACCAGGATGTAAATCTAGTTATGTAAGTACGTCGGTAGCCCACTGTCACTTTAAGTacaggaaaaaatataaaaacaattactGTGGGGAAAATAATTAAAGCACGATCACGCACGATACATCTGTCTTGTGTTGTGGTGGTACTATATGCAGGTGGAATCTGTCGTTTAACTATAAATCCAAACTTACGCCGTAGGTTTCTACGACAGGACTCCCATTAACCCCTTGTGTCAACTTTAAATCTAGTTTAGGTTGTTTGACTCCTCATTTATTTCATGAAACAGTGTCTATTAATCTGGATAATCTGCAGACCTTATTGTAAATCGTTTTCtaagggactatttcttcagcagAAAGTAGTTATCGGATTAActgggacactgtttctggaaaaacaTGTTGCggttgaattttttaaatttaaaaaaaaaaaatggcagaaTCTCAGAGACAGTTATCTCAAagcagataaaaccaaaactatctgcatggaaATCAGTGAATGTCATCTGCCTATGATATAAAATCAACAGCAAAGTTTACTGTTTACTCACAAAGTCTGTCCCTTTGTAATGTAAATCTGCAGTGCAACCTGTGTCACTCCGCTTAAAGCAGCCGCTAACTCAAAAGTAAAGTCTGTCTTTTAGTAGAAAGTTTCAGGGGCTCATGATGAATGCTGTTCTGAGACAAACCTCCACCCAAACACAAATAGAAAATTATCTGAGAAATCCTCACTGTTTTTACTCAATGTACTTCAAAAACACATCTTTATTAAACACTACAGTGTACATCACTACATCCTTGTGTGACATCCTTTCATCTTACATATGGCCCTCCATTCCCCCTTTTGTCTCCTTCCCTCACATGGCCTtgtgccccctcctcctcacacTGTGTTTATGCCTGAGGTTTATCACCAAGTCTCTGCAAATCAATATCATCCATTCATGTGGGTGCAGCTCGTGCATGATCATGTGAAAATGCACGctcatacatgaacacacagaagTCGCTGCACCTATATAATTACACTCTGTATGTACAACCCACAGGACCGAAAAGAGATGGACTCAAAATGAGTTTTGTTGTTATTGCCAAATAACCTGAAGTTGCTTGGAATTTATCTCAGCGTGCGCATGATGAACGGAGGAAGGAATATCAAGAACACCCATATAAATAATAGCCTTTACTAATGCCAGCAGTAAGTACTCAAATCAGTCAGACAGGGCCAGTTAATAGACCCATAGAGATGCTGAGGATAGAAATGAGGgtagaggatggagagagacagtggaaaagtgagagggaggagaggaaggaggaaacTAGCGGAGAAAGCGAGACAGTGAGACTGGCCATTATAAATCATATCCGCTGTTGGCGCCGGCCACGTATCCTAGCAACCAGACAGACCCTCCGCCTCTCCTCCATCCCCTTTCTATCTTCCGCTAACAGCTTTGTCACTCTTATTACCCATACTGCACTGGGCCATGCCCCAAAAACTCATGACAGAGTGTGGTTTGTGCTTACAGCTGCTAATCAGACCTAATAGTAGCTGACCCCAGAACAGTGCACTGTGAACAGATAATGGACATACTGCAGACCCTGGTcccacacacaagcacacacacatacacacacactgatagaAAATACAACAGTGACATGTTCAATCTCCgtccctctctgtccttctcGTAGTCTTACTCATCGACCGACTCACATACTaatccatgcacacacaaaaaagatggttttaagaaataaatatagTTTACAAAATTCCCTTGTTATAGATGGCAAATTAAGATAAATTACATCCAAAAAGCACATGTAGCAAGCCACAATGTTACTCTCAGGCCAGAGCTCATCCATGTTGTCCAGAGCTCCAGCACTACGATATAAGTACCTCATATTactaactttattttattacgATTCAttaaggccctgcacaccctcacaggtgttttcaattccTCTGGCTAATTAGACCTCCTTCAGGTTGAAGCTGAGTGTAGCAATCCTGGGAACTACATGAGGTCAGCAAACTTCATGTACTGATAAGAATGATGAAGGTTTAAATTGCCACACCTTAACAAGTGCAACAAAACGAGTGGGAGAGTttgtacacgcacacacagcccTAACTAGGTCTAACTAGACATAAGTGAAACCCCTGTGTGGGTTGAATTTTAAAGAAATccataggcctttttcatggaagacattttaacatgctacagtaggaaaagcacaagtgtaaacaataaaactaatgatggctgaattccatttaggaTTTGCTTCAATTTCAGGGTATTGTGCACGCAGGCTCACTATCACACTGtcacttactgggacacttgaatataaCAGAGCATTCGTTAATGttacttgtgcttttcctattatgacaagtcaaaatgtctgaaaagggcCTATGGGCTTTACCGTTttgtactaacaggaaatgatgcaataTTTACACAGACAAACGTCAATCAAACAGTGACAAACTTAGAGAGAAATCAAAATGATTtatactttcttcttctttctaaGACTTCTCCGGAGCTGTCTCAACACTAttcacaatttatttaaatgttttgcagctacctccatttcctttgtgcattgcattgtgggacaatgGTGTACATCAACAGCAcgcacaaaaacatttttagtatGCATACTGGCTCTTTTGAGAATACTTAATTTTGTCGactttccagtgtgaacacactccACACAAAACCTGATTAAAAGTAGTCTGTAGTAAGGAATTAGGACAGTTTTGTTGTCAAATTCCAGTAATCACTTGAAATCCATGcgcagtttttatattttattagacCACCTATGGCTTGTTAATTTTAATAATGTGAggactgtatttgttttttatactaACTTCAGTGGGGTTTCAAATATATTCAGCTTGACAAGATAATGACTTAAACATCTTTAAAGATTCTTGAGTATTATCATCACTGGATGAAAGCCTCATTCTCCACTGCATGGCACTGTGAGCATTTCTGTTATATTTCTACAGACCTCCACGGAATGGCCCCCCCACTACAGTAAAGTGCTACCTGAGTTTACACTATACACACCTCCAAGGACAATCAGAGATTACACAAAAAGGTAAATTACACAGTCAGACAATTTAGACCAAATTGTAATGGCTTTGTCTATTTTGTGAAATTTCCTCCTGATTGTCCCAGGACTGATGACACTGAACAGACTCTTTGTTAAGACAATTTATTGCCGGACCACGGGTTACTGATTTTCTGCCTCTGATAAAACAAGAGGAAAAGGATATACTGTGTAACCTCTAGCTAGCATGACTAGCATTTAGTTATGAAACTCACTGAGCAGGCCGGCTCCATGCTGCAGCTTTATGCCATCTCCTCACTAAAAGCTTCACCCAGTTACTGGTCTCCAGACAGCTACAGTCTTATACTACCGCTACTCCTCTATGGGCTTGACTACAGCCTCATTGTCTACCGGCTTATGAAATTTTGAGTGCTCAGCAGAGTGAATGGACAgtaacacacagagaggaagagtgtgTGCATCTAAGAGAGCAAAGGAAATGAACCACTCAGGAACCACTCAGTCAGCCCATAGTCCGAGAGCCACCAGAAGTGGGTGGTATGAGAGGAAAATTGTGTTTGAGGAATGAAGGACAAAGTAgccagagagtgtgtgtgtgtgtgtgtgtgtgtgtgtgtgtgtgtgtatatatatatatatatatatatatatatatatatatatatatatatatatatatatatatatatatattatatatatatatatatatatatatatatatatatatatatatatatatatatatatatattatatatatatatatatatatatatattatatataaatatatatatatatatatatatatatatacacactaatAGAACACAAGTACGCCACCTTGTGGACTAGGACTGGCAGGGATCTCCTCAAATTGGCCTTGACCTGTgagaaagaaaatcacaaatcatTTATGTAAAAGAGGGGCTGTTTTGTAACTCATCAGTGTACATCAGTGAAAAGTGATTATATACAGAAACTTGCCACCATGTTGGAGAAATGAGACCTGAGTAAAGCTTGTCCAGTGTAGATTTGTTTCTTCCTTACATCATGTATATAACATATGTTGTTTGTAGACTAATTTAAATCCTATACCATCCTGAGTTTATTAGGGGCCTCTCAGTTCCAGAGGTCACAAATTAGTCTACTCTTGAAACTAGTCAACGAAGTCTGACTACAGAATAATTTCTTGAAGGATAATCCTGGCCTTTTCAAGACTAACACCTCTGTAAATCTATAAGATAAACCTCATTTTAAGATTTAATGAGATTCACAGTAAGcataaatgttgaaaaaaagggaaaagtaaGATAGCAAAAATGCTATTCCTATAGCAGCAGGATCATACTGTACACTCAAATCCTCGAGGATAACGAATTAAattaacttttcctttaatctCTGCCCTTATCTTAAACTATAATAGGAAATTTATGCAGATAAGCAAAAGTTTAATCTCTATGCCAGCAATTGTGTTTGTCTGACTGATATTAGTTTAAGCAAAGTCAAAGTCATCTCCCTTGGTTTGTCATTTCACCAGACCCACAAGacacaaacagatttttttttcagccctTTCCAGGCAGTGTTGGGAAAATTTATGTTggtgtatttaattttaattaaccttacattttctgtgtttatttttttaaaagcagtttaAGCAAGAGCTTTCACCAGTTGTTTAGTGAAAACAGtgataaaaagtgaaaatatgcTTCGAGATATACAAAAACTAGCCAAAATGTTGTATTAACGCATAGAAATTACGTTCAATTACTAATGTTCAAGTAAAACTTTTCAAGTATATGCCAatgatatttttgaaaatgtgaccTTAACAAAATTAACAGCAAACCTTAATTACCATTGTTAACTGTATATTCAGTTCAATTGTAGACGTTGTAACTGAAAACCTTAATTGGAACTAGGCCTAAGTTATAGGGTATGCTAATTGATATTGATTGTGCTAACCCAACAAAACCCCACTTGTTCTTGTATTTTACACTCATTCATTAAATGTTACATTGTTTAATtcataattttgttattttggagTATTATGGGGTCAGTTAAGtttgaatataatattatattaccTCTGTTGTATGAAGCCACTGGCGCACCTGAGCTAGGTATCGTTCAGTGCAGTAGAGGACGTTCAAAGCACGCTGCTGCCTTCAAGTGTAGTTGGACATACAAAGTTAAGCGCTCTCTGAGAAACCTACAACTCCACAAATTGGCAAATAATCGACCGGGTGTTAAACTCTCAGGAGAATTGAAGTTTTTATTACCACATTACATTCTAAGTTAATCACATGCTGCACAGACACATACTTGGTAAAAGGTATTAGTTGCTATGTTTACATAAGATTATTTGCAGGATGTATTTGAACGCATCATAATTAATTCTGGCAGTACTTTCCCACTTGGTCGCGAGACTATCTCAATACACCATGCGAAGGATGGCGGAGGAGATACAACCTACCAAGGAGCAGAGGTGAGTTTTCCTCCTTAAAAATGCTTTTACTGAAAATTGTCTTCATACCGTGTTTTTTCCTATGAATGCCGTCCGGTTTGTGATGATATTAGCCACCTGCGTTGTTTTCTTGAACTAGTAACTTACTGACGCCCCTGAGGAATAACGTTAGCTGTCTTTACAGGTATACCGGAACACCATCACAATCACAAAGTTATTTTCATGTGTACTCGGTTACTGTCAAATATCCAAATGTCGCTGAATACCAGTTAAGATCCAGTGTCTTCTGGTTAATTCTGGGTACAAAGTATACCCCAAGGCATATCGTTAGTctaatagaaaaaaacaactttacgACTATTTAAGTCGTTCATGAAATCTCCGCCTGGCTTTTTGTTCCAAATGTTGAGTTTGTGGTGGTGTGACTGTCTCTTGATGCATTTGATGTATGCCGAATTGAGCAGTAGCTACTAGGGGGTTTCTGTAAGTTCTTAAGTCATCTTTTACCAAGtaaatgcatgtatgtttgAAAACAATTCAACATTAAATTGACATATTTTTAATGACATTGGGCATAAAGGTCTtaaaatacaaagtacaaaCTAAGTATCTGGGCTTCtctatttaatgtttttgtgcTGTCAAGTTTTTCCAAAACTGAGATTCAGAGAAGTACTGTATAGATTGCACATCAGCAGCACTGATAGCAGAAATGTCATAGGGTCAAAGTTCAATTTatactttgtctgtctgcctgcttggCTGCATGTTTACTGTCTGAATCACAGCTCCTGGATATCAAGTTGGCTTCCCTCTTGGTGTCCCACATCTCCCTCTCATCTGAAAGATGCAGAAGAAAAAATGCTCAAGAGTAAGTGTGTCTTAAAGAACTGTTGAACCACTTATAAGAACTGTCAGTCAAGAGTTTTAGTGTTGAATTGTCTTAATGCTGGGAGGATTTTATGTCATCAATTTCTTTAGTATTTTTGTCTTATAAAAtaagtccaaaaaaaaaacaccaggaCATCCCAGTGGGAAGATGATTTGACATCTGAAACACAAATCAGTCTGATGAATCTGAAGCAGTTAGGATGCATTTCCTCTACTCCTCCTTTGTCTATCCCTGCCCCATAATTCTCCCCTCTACTGCAGGTGTGAATCAGCCTTTCTCCAGGCAGCACGTCCGGATATCCAACCACAACTATCTGTGGACCTTAGCTTTTTCCACTCGGCAACAGCCATGCTATCTCCCCCAGCCCCCTGCCCAGCCCAGGCCtcctctggttctgctgcatggTTTTGGAGGTGGTGTTGCCCTTTGGGCCCAAAACTTGGACTCTCTCTCCAGCAGCGGTCCGGTCTACGCTCTAGATCTGCTGGGCTTTGGCAGGAGCAGCCGCCCCCAGTTCAGCACAGACCCAGAGGGGGCTGAGGAGCAGTTCGTGACAGCCCTGGATGAGTGGAGGGAGAAGGTGGGACTGGAGGAAATGGTGCTGCTGGGACACAACCTCGGAGGATACCTGTCTGCTGCCTACACACTCAAATACCCACACAGgtgctttggtgtgtgtgtgtgtgtgtgtgtgtgtgtctgcgggTGGGTGAGAGGGCACAAGCTTGGCCATGCAAGTTGTTTTCCAATTCTTAAGGCGTCTTATAGCTTCACTTGTATATAAGAACACAACAATTTTCTGCAATAGGAAACGGCAGCTAATCCTCCCTATTCATTTGTGGACGCCAGTCTGAAGTACAGAAATTAAACTTGTGCtcaacagcagcaaacagaaagctggacaaaacagcaaaaatgattTAACTCTTATCAGACACTAAGAACAACAGGTTTATGTCAGGAGTGAAAAGcttcctgacacacacacaaactattttTAGAAAATAAGGTCCTATAAGCTTTAAATATTAAGTTGTCTCCCACATTACCAAAGTGCCAGGTGTTCTCATACAGCTTTAAATTGTATAGCTTAAATGTAGGGCCTCAAAGCATTTGTATACTGTTAAATGTagcattttgtctctttgtcgGTGTACTTTATTTAGTGAGGAACTAGCCATACAGTATCTTCAGAACTACTTTGTAATATGTTTGGAATACATTCGTTTTTAGTTTAACATTCGTGCCAATTGTGAACTTAGTCCTGCTATTTCAAATCTCAAAACTGTGAAATAgttgtttgcagtttgtttaCGTACTTTGCTACACTCTACCATCTGCTCAATAAGCTGCAACCCCATAAACAAGTAAATGTTGGGATTTGTAATTGACATGTAACATTTAGTGTGCACATTTCTCaagtaactgtgtgtgtgtgtgtgtgtgtgtgtgtgtgtgtgtgtgtgtgtgtgtgtgtgtgtagggtaaAACATTTGCTGCTGGTGGAGCCGTGGGGGTTCCCAGCTCGTCCAGAGAACCCCAACCACAACTCCATCCCAGTGTGGATCAGAGCCATGGGGGCTGTTATGAGCCCCTTCAACCCTCTGGCTGGACTCAGACTGGCTGGGCCTCTaggtcagtgcacacacacatctatctatctatctatctatctatctatctatctatctatatctatctatctatctatatatatatatatatatatatatatatatatatatatatatatatatatatatatacttgcACATTAACACACTTAGATGTATTCTTCCCTCTATTTCATAGGCTTGCTGAAGATGATtatgtatacattttattattattatttaagaaATAAGTGCATGATTGTGATGACTATACCACCTCATGCCAGGGGTATTGTTAGattgttttaaaatggtttTCCACGTAAAAAATGCATTCATGTTAACCCTTTTGCTTCCTAACACAAAAAGGATGTC encodes the following:
- the LOC122864782 gene encoding 1-acylglycerol-3-phosphate O-acyltransferase ABHD5-like; the encoded protein is MRRMAEEIQPTKEQSSWISSWLPSWCPTSPSHLKDAEEKMLKSVNQPFSRQHVRISNHNYLWTLAFSTRQQPCYLPQPPAQPRPPLVLLHGFGGGVALWAQNLDSLSSSGPVYALDLLGFGRSSRPQFSTDPEGAEEQFVTALDEWREKVGLEEMVLLGHNLGGYLSAAYTLKYPHRVKHLLLVEPWGFPARPENPNHNSIPVWIRAMGAVMSPFNPLAGLRLAGPLGPMLLQTIRSDFKQKYSSVFDDNTVSDYIYHLNAQTPSGETAFKNMTIPYGWAKRPMLERIGQVQADIPISFIYGSRSSIDSDSGYAFKKTRPDVEIRVIRGAGHYVFADQPDDFNQTVPQILARTEKKSEDE